In Allorhodopirellula heiligendammensis, one DNA window encodes the following:
- a CDS encoding nSTAND1 domain-containing NTPase — MNDTNQKPIVFLAFANGYQSNISTLSQLPDELRRIRQALRQTGLCEVVERANATAEDIFRVFQDPQYRNRVAIFHYGGHANGYQLLLESAAGRALAADAGGFAAFLAQQRGLQLVFLNGCSTQPQTQDLLDANVSMVISTSRSIDDQVATDFACQFYQGLAGNASIRTAYEEAAAAVQTAKGGDLRSLYFGENDDQKQQSERDRWPWNLYLRPGSETADQWNLPDAADAPLAGLPSLPHQDLPEQPYRQLAWFERQHADLFFGRGHPIRDLYNQLTASRSAPIVLFYGQSGVGKSSLLDAGLIPRLEPNYEVRYYRRDQRLGLLGTLQLAIQNQPDACEMPLETAWLEQEKHLDKPLIVILDQVEEVYTRPHAEMSPDEELNEMLEALRATFTAVATRPRGKLIFGFRKEWLAELDEKLKAFQLPRKLVFLEPLSRRGIIEVVQGPARSPRLRDHYGLKVDDGLAEIIADDLLEDHDSAIAPTLQILLTKMWETAKDESYQYPRFSRDLYYRLKRDGILLRDFLDRQIALFGEEFPEDVSSGLLLDMLSLHTTPLGTAGQCSVEQLQDQYAHLDALLPELLQKCQSLYLLTIPTGNQKESSKATRLAHDTLAPLIRERFDQSDKPGQRARRILDNRSVDWRSVDVVDAPECSQHKMGPVLDDADLTTVEKGLRGTRNLDNVEQRMLRRSREERTRRRRSRRRLVGAFVAMALVVLGSLVWVEVARENLARKNAELLNQTAVALLSPIGDLSAETTLEEVDSLTQLERASLLSIDRSDPLLRAEALKVTLQGVQDDRLVTRMEPLAIAMVGIDRDSRRDVIDTYFTGNDFGDMNQRLKLSLAAYLELGYPADGSEHGLHERVLIELATQIVNDCHSKHDAHFNESRRVLLSLLSSNPDVEMKILSRLQEEYSRLTEHKPVRWLKLLKDVAMTQSIDVVMAEWEAARLQPDIHSPETEMICRIVVSAFPPAALISSQHHEQLNERTRFLIASETQKLNLTPNLFRILAGQFKQNRILGDSAIATRTLCKDEAQRILDGARASPTDCDILSFIVPVLDPEDDVRFDCIQAMLATNDRPVTEATLRRLLGIELSDGQWATVVELANDWLLTSDTSAAPKFESSGEFSTAMAIARVMKSSPRCQDPNWEGNRWLRQCHEVAGSMLMTGAAQWRAEQSQLFAATFTRSARESVREVLSQGVQKLNQGNPIAACHLFAAVASLDDSMREPEFGEVEAPAQAIKTLVESPETFRILCNYAPKFANSDLLAESGKMDCINAFRRKYSKGFNSILTPEQTRILAAEYVLLATFVDGSHDLLIPVRERLRKQLEITEYPETFEITARAILVGGTSLDVTDVLKHPLCFGSFRKEAIAQLRRKLKTEHGSGSVRDERDSVWNLVTEATSR; from the coding sequence ATGAATGACACAAACCAAAAACCGATCGTCTTTCTCGCCTTCGCGAACGGCTACCAAAGCAATATCAGCACGCTTAGCCAGTTGCCTGACGAGCTGCGGAGAATTCGCCAGGCATTGAGGCAGACTGGATTGTGCGAAGTTGTCGAGCGAGCCAACGCGACCGCCGAGGATATTTTTAGGGTCTTTCAGGATCCTCAATATCGCAATCGCGTTGCAATCTTTCACTACGGCGGACACGCCAACGGCTATCAGCTGCTGTTGGAGTCCGCCGCGGGACGAGCGCTAGCGGCAGATGCGGGCGGATTCGCTGCGTTTCTCGCCCAGCAGCGTGGCCTACAGCTTGTGTTTCTCAACGGTTGCTCCACTCAGCCACAAACGCAGGATCTGCTCGACGCGAACGTTTCGATGGTGATCTCAACGTCGCGATCGATCGATGACCAGGTAGCCACCGATTTTGCTTGTCAGTTCTACCAAGGATTGGCGGGGAACGCCTCCATTCGTACTGCCTACGAAGAAGCTGCCGCAGCGGTGCAAACCGCGAAAGGTGGCGATCTGCGGTCTCTGTATTTCGGTGAGAACGACGATCAAAAACAGCAGTCGGAGAGAGACCGTTGGCCTTGGAATTTGTATCTGCGTCCGGGCTCGGAGACGGCCGATCAATGGAATCTTCCCGACGCGGCCGATGCTCCGCTCGCAGGTCTACCGTCGCTGCCACATCAGGATTTGCCAGAACAGCCCTACCGGCAACTCGCCTGGTTCGAACGACAGCACGCGGACCTGTTCTTTGGCCGGGGGCATCCGATTCGGGATCTGTACAACCAACTGACCGCTTCTCGCTCCGCTCCGATCGTGCTGTTCTACGGCCAGTCGGGTGTGGGCAAGTCGTCGTTGCTCGATGCCGGCCTTATCCCGCGTTTGGAGCCAAACTATGAAGTCCGGTATTACCGGCGCGATCAACGCCTGGGGCTCTTGGGGACACTGCAACTGGCAATCCAAAATCAGCCTGATGCGTGCGAGATGCCGCTCGAAACTGCCTGGCTCGAACAAGAAAAGCATCTGGATAAGCCATTAATCGTAATTCTCGACCAGGTTGAGGAAGTTTACACACGTCCGCATGCTGAGATGTCGCCTGACGAGGAACTCAACGAGATGCTCGAGGCGTTGAGAGCGACATTCACCGCAGTGGCCACGCGGCCACGGGGCAAATTGATTTTCGGCTTCCGCAAGGAATGGCTCGCTGAGCTGGATGAGAAGTTGAAAGCCTTTCAGCTACCGCGAAAGCTGGTGTTCCTCGAGCCGCTCAGCCGTCGTGGAATTATCGAGGTCGTGCAGGGACCGGCTCGATCGCCGCGACTACGAGACCATTACGGTCTGAAGGTTGACGATGGGCTGGCGGAGATCATTGCTGACGATTTGTTAGAGGACCATGATTCAGCCATCGCGCCAACTTTACAGATCTTGCTAACCAAGATGTGGGAAACGGCCAAGGATGAGAGCTACCAATACCCACGATTCAGCCGAGATTTATATTATCGCCTGAAACGCGACGGCATCTTGCTGCGTGATTTTCTTGACCGGCAGATCGCCCTATTTGGCGAGGAGTTTCCTGAAGACGTGAGCTCGGGCCTGCTATTAGACATGCTGTCGCTGCACACCACGCCGTTGGGCACCGCCGGACAATGCAGTGTTGAGCAATTGCAGGATCAGTATGCTCATCTTGATGCCTTGCTACCGGAGCTGCTTCAGAAATGCCAATCACTGTACTTGCTGACCATCCCCACGGGCAATCAGAAAGAAAGCTCCAAAGCAACGCGGCTCGCGCACGACACGCTAGCTCCGCTCATTCGCGAACGCTTCGACCAATCTGACAAACCGGGCCAACGTGCGCGCCGCATCCTGGACAATCGGTCAGTTGATTGGCGGTCTGTCGATGTGGTTGATGCACCGGAGTGTTCGCAGCACAAGATGGGTCCTGTCCTGGATGACGCTGATCTGACGACGGTAGAGAAGGGACTGCGTGGCACAAGAAATTTGGACAACGTCGAACAGCGAATGCTGAGGCGGAGTCGCGAGGAGCGAACCCGACGGCGTCGAAGCCGTCGGCGACTTGTTGGTGCTTTCGTCGCGATGGCACTGGTTGTACTGGGTTCGCTCGTGTGGGTGGAGGTAGCTCGCGAAAACCTAGCTCGGAAGAATGCCGAGTTGTTGAATCAAACGGCTGTGGCACTCTTGTCACCCATCGGTGATCTGTCGGCCGAGACGACACTTGAGGAGGTCGATTCGTTAACTCAGCTGGAGCGTGCAAGTCTACTCTCGATAGATCGTTCGGACCCGCTGCTACGCGCCGAGGCACTCAAGGTCACGTTGCAGGGAGTACAGGATGATCGGCTCGTCACGAGAATGGAACCGCTGGCAATCGCGATGGTTGGCATTGACCGCGACTCACGTCGCGATGTGATCGACACCTATTTCACCGGCAACGATTTCGGCGATATGAATCAGCGCTTGAAATTAAGTCTGGCCGCGTATTTAGAGCTAGGCTACCCAGCGGACGGTTCTGAACATGGCCTGCACGAACGCGTTCTCATCGAGCTCGCCACACAAATAGTCAACGACTGTCACAGCAAGCATGACGCCCACTTCAACGAGTCAAGACGGGTCTTGTTGAGTTTGTTGTCGAGCAATCCGGATGTAGAAATGAAAATACTATCGAGATTGCAAGAGGAATACTCGAGACTGACCGAGCACAAACCAGTGAGATGGCTCAAGCTACTTAAGGACGTCGCCATGACGCAATCGATTGATGTTGTTATGGCAGAGTGGGAGGCAGCGAGATTGCAGCCAGATATCCATTCCCCGGAAACGGAAATGATCTGCAGGATCGTTGTCAGTGCATTTCCTCCTGCTGCTCTGATCTCGAGCCAACATCACGAGCAACTCAATGAGAGGACGCGGTTCCTCATTGCAAGCGAGACGCAGAAACTCAATCTCACGCCAAATTTGTTTCGCATCTTGGCAGGTCAATTTAAACAGAATCGGATCTTGGGAGACAGCGCCATCGCCACGCGGACTCTATGCAAAGACGAGGCCCAGCGGATATTGGACGGTGCCCGCGCGTCCCCGACCGACTGCGACATTTTAAGCTTCATCGTGCCAGTCTTGGACCCCGAGGATGATGTACGTTTCGATTGTATCCAAGCAATGCTCGCCACCAATGACCGCCCCGTCACCGAGGCCACCCTGCGGCGACTCCTGGGGATTGAGCTTTCCGACGGGCAATGGGCGACGGTCGTTGAGCTCGCTAATGACTGGTTGCTTACTTCAGACACATCCGCCGCTCCTAAGTTCGAGTCGAGCGGAGAATTTTCAACAGCGATGGCGATTGCCCGCGTGATGAAAAGCAGTCCACGTTGTCAGGACCCGAATTGGGAGGGTAATCGATGGTTACGTCAATGCCACGAAGTAGCAGGATCAATGCTGATGACGGGGGCAGCCCAATGGCGGGCCGAACAGTCACAACTCTTTGCTGCCACGTTCACACGCTCAGCGCGGGAATCTGTCAGGGAGGTTCTAAGCCAGGGAGTCCAGAAACTCAATCAGGGCAATCCAATCGCAGCCTGTCACCTGTTTGCTGCGGTCGCCTCACTGGACGATTCGATGAGGGAACCTGAGTTTGGCGAGGTTGAGGCCCCGGCGCAAGCAATCAAGACTTTGGTCGAATCTCCAGAGACGTTTCGCATATTGTGCAATTACGCACCGAAGTTCGCCAATAGCGACTTATTGGCCGAGTCTGGGAAAATGGACTGCATCAACGCGTTTAGGCGTAAATACTCGAAAGGTTTCAATAGTATCCTAACGCCGGAGCAGACTCGCATCCTTGCTGCTGAGTATGTCCTATTGGCGACGTTCGTTGACGGCTCGCATGACCTACTCATCCCGGTAAGGGAACGGCTGCGAAAACAGCTGGAGATAACCGAGTATCCCGAAACATTTGAGATTACTGCGAGAGCGATTTTGGTAGGGGGTACGAGCCTGGATGTCACTGATGTTCTCAAACACCCACTTTGTTTTGGATCGTTTCGTAAGGAAGCGATTGCTCAGCTGCGACGCAAGCTAAAAACCGAGCATGGCTCAGGTTCGGTACGCGACGAACGTGACTCGGTGTGGAATCTAGTTACTGAAGCAACTTCACGGTAG